CGCGGGTACGTCGAGATGTACGGCGGCACGCCGAAGTGCGCCGGTTCGTCGACGTAGCCGTCCACGAGCGTCACGGAGAGGTCGGCCGGGTCGGTCATAGGGGAGAGAAAACGGTCGACGGGTAAAACGGTGACTACCTCGGGACTTCGGTGCGGGGGGGTCGAGGCGAAGAGAACGCACGCTCAGACGAAGATGTGTCCCTCGCGCCGCCACGCCGTTCCCGACGGCCGGAGTCGCTCGGCGCTCCGGGTGCGCTCCCACGTCGCCACCGCGGCGACGACGGCGTCGAGGGCGTCACCGTCGGCGTCCGCGACGGCCCGCTTTCGTACGTCGTCGGCGACCGAGACGCCGTCGAGGGCGGCGAGGGCGTCCACGTTCTCCGCCCGTCGCCGCCTCCCCGACTCGTCGTTCGTCTTGTACCGCTCGCGGTGACCGCCGAGGCGGTCCAGCGTCGCGGCGGGGTAGGCTTCGAGCGCCCACGGAAGGTCGGGGTCGGGGTCCCGCATCGGGAGGACGCGCGCCGACCCGGCTTCGACGAGCGGTTTCAGCACGTCGCGGACGCCGTGGAACGTCTGCGCCTTCACGAAGAAGTGGTAGGGCGAGGTGGCTCCGACCGCGCGGTCGGTCTCTCTTCGATAGTACGTCCGGTCTCCCTCCCTTTCGGCGGCGCGTTCGCGCGCCCACGCCGAGAACTCGCTCGCGTCGGCGAACCCGTCCGGGAACCACCGGACGAACGCCGCCCAGTCGTCGACGCCGGCCGCGTCGAGCAGGAACGCCGGGAGGCCGAACGAGAAGTCGAGTCCGAAGGCGGTCCCCCCGCCCGTCTCGGCGAGAAACGACCGGAGCGCCGGCAGGACTGACTCCCGGACGGCGTCGGCTTCGAGGAGGTCCGGCGCGGGAACGCAGGCCTCGACGTCGAGGGCGCCGTCCTCTGCCGTCCCGCGCGCGAGGTATATCGACTCGCCGGCGCGGCGGGCGCCGCTGAAGTCGACGCCGTAGACGGTCGTCGGCGCGCGGAATCCGCTCACGACCGGCGGTTCGGACGGCGGCGGCATAACCTCTCGGACCCCTCCGCCGGTCGCTCCGCGTCGGCCGGCCGTTCGGCGTCCGCCAATTCCGCCGTCACCGAGAGAGGTTTCAGCCCCCCGCGCGGCCGTGTGGGTATGAGCGACGAGGACCGCGCGAGCGGCGAAGCGGCGGACGGACTGACCCTCCGGCCGGTCGACCCCGACGACGCGGCGCGGATTCGAGACATCTACGCCCCGTTCGTCGAGGGGACGGCGGTGACGTTCGCGAGCGAGGTGCCGGACGTCGAGGAGATGCGCGAGGAGATACAGCACAAGCGCGAGGCCGACGATTACCCGTGGTACGTCGCCGAGACGGGCGGAGACGGGAGCGGGGGCGAGGACGGGAGCGTCGTCGGCTACGCCTACGGCGATGCGCTCCGAGAGCGGGACGCCTACCAGTGGGCCGTCGAGACGTCCGTCTACGTCGACCCGGACGCCCAGCGCGGTGGTATCGGGAGCGCGCTGTACGAGCGCCTGTTCGAGACGCTGCGGGCGCAGGGGTACGTCGCCGCCTACGCCGCCCTCGGGATGCCGAACCCCGAGAGCGTCGCGTTCCACGAGGCGACCGGGTTCGACCACCTCGGGACGTTCCCGGCGGCGGGGTTCAAACTCGGCGCGTGGCACGACGTGGAGTGGTACCGTCGACCGCTTCGGGAGGCACCCGCGGACCCCGACCCGCCGCGCCCGGTTTCGACGGTCGACGCCGCGTTTCTCGGTGCGGAATGACGGACCGAAACGGCTCGCCCGAACCGCGACGCGGCGCGGGGCGGGAAACGCACACGACTAAACCGACCCGAGAGATACTCGCGGTATGACACGCGACGACGACGAGCGGCTTCGACGCACCCTCGAACGGCGTTCGGCCGTCGCCTCCCGACTGGCGGCGGCTCCCGCCCGCAAACCCGCGCTCGTCGACGCGCTCGATAGCTCCCGCTCCACGGTCGACCGAGCCATCGACGAACTCGCGGCTGTCGGCTGCGTCCGGCGGGAGGACAGCGAGTACGCGCTGACGACCACCGGTCGCCTCGCGCTCCGAACGTACGAGGGGTACCGGAGCGCGACGGACGCGATCGCGGCGACGACCGAGTTCGTCAACTGCCTGCCCGCCGACGCGCCGCTCGATACGTCCCTCCTCGACGGCGCGTCGGTCAGCATGAGTTCCGAACACGTCCCCGACCAGGCGCTCGCCCCGAGCACCGACCTGTTCAAACGTGCGACGCGAATGCGGGGACTCGCGCCCGTCGTGCTCGGGTTTTATCCGAACACCGTCGCCGAACAGCTTTCGAGGGACGAGTTGACGGTGGAAATCGTCGCGTCCGCGGAGGTGCTCGGGGCGCTGCCGTCGATTCCGGACGTCGGCACCGCGTCGCTCTCGGAGGCGGACGGGCTGTCGCTGTACGAGAGCGGAGGGGAGCTTCCGTACGCGCTCTGGCTGATGGAGACGCCCGAATCGGACTACGCCGGTATCACGGCGTACGACGCGGGAGGCGCCGCCGGCGTCCTCATGAACGACTCGCCGGCGGCCGTCGAGTGGGCCGAATCGGAGTACGAGCGGTACCGCGCCGACGCGAGCGAAGCGAACCCGTTTCGGTCGTGAACACGACTCGGGCGAGCACGGACCGCGAGCGGGCGGTTCGATCAGTCGGTGAGGAATTCACCGCGCTCCGGGAATTACTCGAGACCGTGACGATATACGAGTCGGACGCGTCCGTACGATACGCCCGCTGACGACGGCCCTCCACGACATCAGCGCGGCCCGGTCGGCGGTAACTCGTCCGCCGCCTCCCCCTCTCGGCGGGCGCCCCCGACGCCGACTTCGCCGGTAGCGACCTCCCGAAATCGAGACGCCGAGCGACGCGGCCGTGCCGTCCGCCGTCGTACCGACGGTAGCGTCCGCGGCGGGCCGGAACATCCGTCGACCGGCGCGCTTCGGTGGTCACGAAAGGTCACCGCTCGGCCCGCCGAGCATCACCGAGGGCTGCCGAGGACCGCGACACCGCGGCGAGGTGGGCCGAAGCCCGCGTGTTTATCATCGTGGCGGGGCTAGACGGAGACATGCCTGCGACCCTCGAAGTGAAGTGTACGGATTCGGACTGCGAGATGGATATGTTCGAGA
This Halogeometricum sp. S3BR5-2 DNA region includes the following protein-coding sequences:
- a CDS encoding DUF429 domain-containing protein → MSGFRAPTTVYGVDFSGARRAGESIYLARGTAEDGALDVEACVPAPDLLEADAVRESVLPALRSFLAETGGGTAFGLDFSFGLPAFLLDAAGVDDWAAFVRWFPDGFADASEFSAWARERAAEREGDRTYYRRETDRAVGATSPYHFFVKAQTFHGVRDVLKPLVEAGSARVLPMRDPDPDLPWALEAYPAATLDRLGGHRERYKTNDESGRRRRAENVDALAALDGVSVADDVRKRAVADADGDALDAVVAAVATWERTRSAERLRPSGTAWRREGHIFV
- a CDS encoding GNAT family N-acetyltransferase, with protein sequence MSDEDRASGEAADGLTLRPVDPDDAARIRDIYAPFVEGTAVTFASEVPDVEEMREEIQHKREADDYPWYVAETGGDGSGGEDGSVVGYAYGDALRERDAYQWAVETSVYVDPDAQRGGIGSALYERLFETLRAQGYVAAYAALGMPNPESVAFHEATGFDHLGTFPAAGFKLGAWHDVEWYRRPLREAPADPDPPRPVSTVDAAFLGAE
- a CDS encoding helix-turn-helix transcriptional regulator, coding for MTRDDDERLRRTLERRSAVASRLAAAPARKPALVDALDSSRSTVDRAIDELAAVGCVRREDSEYALTTTGRLALRTYEGYRSATDAIAATTEFVNCLPADAPLDTSLLDGASVSMSSEHVPDQALAPSTDLFKRATRMRGLAPVVLGFYPNTVAEQLSRDELTVEIVASAEVLGALPSIPDVGTASLSEADGLSLYESGGELPYALWLMETPESDYAGITAYDAGGAAGVLMNDSPAAVEWAESEYERYRADASEANPFRS